One window of Desulfosoma sp. genomic DNA carries:
- a CDS encoding glycosyltransferase, with translation MKAIIGLVLNYRDPVRTTRCVQSLLEGGTKGVWVWDNSEDEGASYASLKQEWAGCERVWIFQSPCNLGFAMGVNCAMEAILDRHPDVWIMLINDDAVLHKGALLRLAKALSETDYPLAYPQIKQGRDTIGIVFYQRHFALLTFNKHLPGSFGYPTGCALLIAPERIALPLFDEDFFMYGEDVMLGWRLGVENMVYVPDAVVFHEGRPATEAGSVFYEARVVAGHWILARKLARNTLEHKLLVAGRCLSLTARALLRSISRGSLRPILGFLQGAKLARGQDPALRRARQVSAALRCR, from the coding sequence ATGAAAGCCATAATTGGTCTCGTCCTCAATTATCGTGATCCCGTGCGCACCACCCGATGCGTTCAGTCCCTTTTGGAGGGAGGTACAAAAGGTGTCTGGGTGTGGGACAATTCGGAAGATGAAGGTGCGTCCTATGCGTCGCTGAAACAGGAGTGGGCTGGCTGTGAGAGGGTTTGGATCTTCCAAAGTCCATGCAACTTGGGCTTTGCCATGGGAGTCAACTGCGCTATGGAGGCCATCCTGGATCGGCACCCTGATGTTTGGATCATGCTTATCAATGACGACGCTGTCCTCCATAAAGGCGCTTTGTTACGGCTTGCAAAGGCCCTTTCGGAAACTGACTATCCGCTGGCTTATCCTCAGATCAAGCAGGGAAGAGATACCATTGGCATCGTTTTTTATCAGCGCCATTTCGCCCTGCTCACTTTTAACAAACACCTTCCTGGCAGTTTTGGCTACCCCACTGGATGTGCCCTTTTAATTGCACCGGAGCGAATTGCGCTGCCTCTCTTCGATGAGGACTTTTTCATGTACGGGGAGGATGTGATGCTTGGGTGGCGTTTGGGAGTAGAGAACATGGTCTATGTCCCTGATGCCGTTGTCTTTCATGAAGGGCGTCCTGCGACCGAAGCAGGCTCGGTGTTTTACGAAGCGCGCGTGGTTGCCGGACATTGGATTTTAGCTCGCAAACTCGCTAGGAATACCCTGGAGCATAAATTGCTCGTCGCTGGGCGCTGTCTCAGCCTAACAGCACGCGCCCTGCTACGTTCAATAAGTCGTGGGAGCCTCAGGCCTATACTCGGTTTTTTGCAGGGGGCGAAGCTTGCACGAGGACAGGATCCGGCTCTGCGACGAGCACGCCAAGTCTCAGCCGCCCTCAGATGTCGATAA
- a CDS encoding glycosyltransferase family 4 protein yields MSIDPAVWFPAVRAHSGADVFTERLCAALDERGIRAAMTWLPLRAEYAPWTVPVPRPPSWANIVHINSWLPPRFVPKHLPLVVTLHSCVHDPALRPYKTKMQAAYHRHWISRIERSNIRRAQRVVAVSSYTARMAEKAFGISGIEIIYNGVDCERFVPAERKAPNQPFRLLYVGNWSRRKGVDLLGSILEGLGKGFVLHYTSDRGGQESRFSLPKNSQNLGRLTRDQLVRAYQEADALLFPSRLEGLPLVVAEAMACGLPVITTKISALSEVVADGLTGILCPIDDVHAFVKAARTLATDLQLWQQMRFHAVNRVRERFAEVIMVNAYAELYAGILRRGSA; encoded by the coding sequence TTGAGCATTGACCCTGCCGTGTGGTTTCCTGCGGTTCGAGCGCATAGCGGAGCAGACGTTTTCACCGAACGACTGTGCGCCGCTCTAGACGAGCGCGGCATCCGCGCTGCAATGACTTGGTTGCCGCTCCGTGCTGAATACGCGCCGTGGACAGTGCCTGTTCCGCGACCTCCCAGTTGGGCGAATATCGTCCACATCAATTCCTGGCTGCCGCCTCGATTCGTTCCCAAACACCTGCCTCTGGTAGTGACCTTGCATAGCTGCGTGCATGACCCTGCGCTTCGGCCTTACAAAACAAAGATGCAAGCAGCTTATCACCGTCATTGGATCTCCAGGATCGAAAGGAGTAACATACGACGTGCCCAACGCGTCGTAGCCGTCAGTAGTTACACGGCCCGTATGGCCGAAAAGGCCTTTGGAATCTCCGGCATCGAAATAATTTACAACGGTGTGGACTGCGAGCGTTTTGTTCCAGCCGAACGCAAAGCGCCAAACCAACCGTTTCGTTTGCTGTATGTCGGCAACTGGTCAAGAAGAAAAGGGGTTGATTTGCTTGGTTCGATTTTGGAAGGCCTTGGAAAAGGTTTTGTGCTACATTACACCTCTGATCGCGGGGGGCAGGAATCACGGTTTTCGTTGCCAAAAAACAGCCAAAACCTTGGGCGCCTTACGAGAGACCAGTTGGTTCGTGCCTACCAGGAAGCTGATGCGCTCCTATTTCCTTCCAGACTTGAAGGTCTCCCTCTTGTGGTCGCCGAAGCCATGGCCTGTGGACTACCGGTGATCACCACCAAGATCTCGGCCTTGTCTGAAGTTGTGGCAGACGGCCTCACCGGTATTTTGTGCCCAATCGACGATGTCCATGCTTTTGTGAAAGCGGCACGAACCCTGGCTACGGATCTCCAGCTTTGGCAACAGATGCGTTTTCATGCCGTCAATCGAGTGCGGGAACGGTTTGCTGAGGTTATCATGGTGAATGCGTATGCCGAGTTGTATGCTGGAATCTTGAGACGAGGTTCAGCTTGA